The Malus sylvestris chromosome 3, drMalSylv7.2, whole genome shotgun sequence genomic sequence GTCAAGCTTGATATTCTTGAACTTATCTTGGACAACTTGGCACTGGATTCATCATACTCTTTGCGTATACTAGCAGCctctgaagaacagataagcaCAAAGAGATGAGACATTCACATATTCTTATTTTCTGTAACCAAGCACATAATAACATCCAAATTTTTTACTGACTACCTGATTGGTTCACTGGAGTTTGGAATAAATTAACAGCCTGTAAAAGGTCCCGCACAGTTTTTTGTATCTTCTCCAACCAAGATGGGTTACTTGAGGTTGTTACATCTGAAATAAGTTATGTAATACACATAAGGAgcataataatccaatttcagAGCTTGGGTCGTAAAGTGATGAACACAAGTCCACCGAGAAGCTGCATACCTGAAAAGTCTGAATCAGTGTCTGAGTCGTATTTGTAAGAAGAACTAGAATCTCCGTGATCCTCCTCTCCAAAAACATTATCTGCCTCCTCCTCTACATCTTCGTCATCATATCTTTGGGACTCATCATCAGTTTCTGAAGCATAGCCATCATACTCATCATGGGTGTCCTTTGGAAATTCTTCGTGATTATTATCTTTGTCAACATCAACTTCCCCTCCTTCCTTTGAGGTATCTTCCCCAGTCCAACGAGAAGCAACACGGCGGCCTAACTCTTCCCTGGACAATGACTCAGTCTTTTCAGATTCATCCTTGCCCTGCAGAAACATAATCaggcaaaagaaaaaacccTTTAGCTCCTAATAAAAGGTACTAGCTGGAAACTATCAGAAACACTTGGGAGTTTTTGGCTAGTTATGATTTAATTCTACAAGTGAAGAACCTAAAATACAATATCAGACATGCTTCTCATGTTAATACACTACTACAGCAAGcaaaacattaaataaaatcCTCAAAGTTCCTTCaaaatttatcttcttttgatgAATATCAACAACTTCAATCTTGTCATGCAAGTATTTCTGCTTGACTTCATTTTTCTTATACATACAAATGTTAACAGAAAAGGAGAAGGCCATTGGGTGGCACATGCAAGAAAGAAGTTTCTAATTATTTAGTATTGAATCTATTGATACAGCACACTTAACACCTTAGAAGTTTGGAACTGCCAAAATGTGTGCCATACCATCACCAATCTAAACCTTGATGGACTACCCTACATGTCCCCGTGATAgaccttttctttgttaaagaaCTTAATAGACAAAAGGgtgttcataatttcatattgaTCAGATAACCACACTATATGAACTTAATCGGTGAAACGATTTTGTTAAGGATACCTTTCAGCAGACAAATCAATGAATAAGGCAATCAATGAGTGGACAGCATAAGCTATTACCTGATCAGGAGGCACCTTGCTTCCAGAATCAAATTCAGTTTCAGATATAGCAACAGGCTCTTCCTTCTGCTTTCCTGCATGCTACATTGAGACAGAAGCAATTTTTAATGTCCCAACAATATATCATAATCTAACATGTAATGTAAGAATTGAAAGCTCCACCGGATAGATTTGTCTTTGTCAAAGAATATTAGTTCAAAGTCTTGGTTTACCTGTTCTACACTCTCAACCAACGATCCTTTATGTTCAGGAGTATCACTATGATCATCTTTAGCAGCTAAGTCATCATGGTTCTCTGCTGTATCCTATGACAACACTGTCAATGTGAGAACtagaagaaaataaactatTTCAACTACCAGTGAGCAGTGATTATGGTCAAAGACTATAATCAAGTAACAGAACTTATACTCTAATGTCATAATTTTTGTACATGTACATGCATGCTTTCAGTTAAATGAATTCAAGCAGCAGAAATCCATTTTTAATGCGGATGAAGGAAGAATATGTAGCTTTAGCTTAAGATAGCTATAGCCTACATATTTATTTGTAAAATTCTCCTAGTAGCACTATAAGAAGGGAACAAAACAGCCATGTAAGCAATGAACCTAACCTGAGATGAGTGAGAACCCTCCAAAATCccaattttttcttcatatgtaCCTTCTGTACGTCTGTCTTCACCATCAGAGTTTTCCACGTCCTCACTACTGTGCTGCTTAGCTTCCTCTTCAGTTTTGGTTTTCCCTGGGTTAGCTTTGTCTTCGGCTTCTTTTCTCTCctgctcttctttttctttctgtaaCCGTTCCTTCTCTTCTGCCTTCTCTATTTGTTCTTTTTGTTCTACACAACAGGTGaggagaaaacaaaaactcttctGACATTTAACCATTGTATTACCGGATAATAGGAGAGATGTTAAGTTATTCACGTTTATTAACATCAGCATCACCACAACAGTCAACATGCCTAGAAAATGCATAGAAGGGAGAGAAGGGGGAAATAAAATTCTTAAATCCATATTCAAAAGCGAAActacttttctttttaataatttGCCGAAATTCTTAAATTCCCACAACAGAAAATATATTGccttagaagaagaagaaataagaaTACCGTTGTAAGAATAAGACATTACATAACAGAAGTATACCTTTCAGCTGGTCAACAAGCTTTTTCAGTACTTTCTCCTCACTTTGCAACTTTGATAGTTCTGCCTCATCTTTGGCCATAGCTATTTTGGCTTGTTCAACTTCCTGCTTTCGTATGGCAACCCCCTCTTGGTAAGTAGCAATCTTCTTTTTGAGCTTATCTCTAGCCACTTTCCCAGCCTCCCAACATGTATTTGGGCACTTTACTTGACCATCATACTCATCACTCCCATCACAGCAGTCTGCAAATTGCAGACAGGTAGCAATGCATAAGAGATTAAATAAATCGGCCAAGTAAAACAATTTTATGATTTGTATGCAAAGGAATGGAGAACTGGTTTTCTTAAGATTTAATATATCAACATAATGAGGCTTTTTTCCAATCCTCTCTTTCCCGTTGGGGACTCTTCTTGCaaaaaaatgaaacacaaaAATGCAGCATGTCTGTGATGGTGCTCATAACATATAACTTGTGAGGCTATTTGTATTGGCACAAATACTTACCACAAATTCCATCATTCACTCTAGACGAAAATATGAGGAGAGGAGCGTGTCCCACATTCCGACAGTAAAATTTTCCAGCTGGGCATGCAGATGTACCTGCAACCCACCCACCAAACATATGCATTTTTGTGAacaaaaacatatcacataaatCAAATACAAGATCAACCAGCATCGAAATGCCAAATTCTAGCAACAAGTTCAAAGAAAGTAGAGAGAGTCCCATTTCAATTTCTTTATTCAGGGAAAATAAGAGAaggggaaggaggaaggaatgACTAGTACCAGGCTCGTCGGTGCCGTCAGGGCAATCGCAGAAGTCGTCATTGAGCTGAGCTCTGCTGAATTTCTTGGATCCATCTTTGCACTTTATCACCTCCGAAGATTTGTAGTATTTCTCATCTGGGAATTCCAATACCCTAACTCAGACTTTTAGAATTTGTTGTTTATATGTATAAAAAactgaaataataataataataataaaggtcTGCGGAGAAAGAGATTGTGAAGGAGTTGGAAGACCTTGGGGGGAGATTCCGAGAAATTGATTCGTCGTGGGGGAAGAAGATGCTGATCCAACAATTGATATTGATATTGATtcgagggagagggagaggacaCACAGAACGCACAGCGCCGCCGCAATGAAGCTCGGCTTCACTTTCACCttcaccttcatcttcttcaatatGTGGGTATGTTGTTGTTGAATGTTGATCTAGCAGAGAGTTGGGAGCAGAGTCTAGACTATTAGCTGTAGAATTGGTGCTTTCTTCTTCCTCGGTCCTCACACGGACAACACCACGAAAGAGAAGAACGAGTGAGACACTGGCCTTTTCACTGTCGATTCTCAGATTCGATTCAACCAAACCACCACCAAGCTAACGGGAGTTTACCATCAACTGTAACTTGTGCGACTTTTACCAATACGAAATTGTTGTGCGACTTTTACCGATTACCAATACGAAATTGTTTAATGACCCGAAGGACTTTTTGGCAAAAATacttttgaaattaatttttggTGTAAATGTAAGTGAATTATGGAAAAatagttaagtgttttttacaataattagataaaatttgtaaaaaaaattgtgtaaactAACGGGGATATAGTCAAAataagattttaaaaaaaattaaatgattttaaaaGTGATAGATTTGATAGGATTTAAGAGGATTAAAGACTCCCACAAAATTCATatagattttaaataatttgaatggattgtggTGGAAGGATTTGAAATCCTTAGGGGGTAAGGTTgaattctttttagttttggttatatATTCCTTTTGCTCTTAAATCccacaacttattgaaatcctccaaaatcttaattttttaatacacttAGATTTAGATGGATtctaaaatcatttaaaatcttttaattgactacatcTAGATTTGATATGGAttctaaaatcttttaattgactacacctagatttacatggattctaaaatcctttaaaatcttttaattgactacattaggattttaaagtcttttaaaatcctctcaaattcaagtttgactacacccccttAAATGATATAAAGTTAATGATTgcattattatttaaatattgatAAACATGATTACTCTTGTATATGGCacaatttacaaattttatctataaatttagtctacCTAACTCAATTTTATTTGGTTTGTTGGTAAATACAATAAAgttctctcttctttttggaaatttttattgacactctaaaattctcattctatactctaaactttctatatttagaaagaaaaaaattaacttttgtagtatgaaaattttgaaatataaaaaacaaaCGGTAAATGGTTCTCCCTAAAATCCCCAAAAAGGGCAAGGGCTATAGGTATACAGGGAGAGGCAGTCACGTTATCTAAAATCTCCCAGAAGCCCAACAATGGAGGGAAGCTCGCTTCTCAGTCTCAGCTGCTCCTCTTCTTCTCCGCGTATAAATGGGACAGTCATGTGCTCGTTATTGACAACGTTGCCCCTCCCAATTGGAAGGTTGGATGCACCAATAAGCTTAATACAGTTTGTTTGCACATTATCTTTGTTGAGTTTTGTGGATCCTGAAGTGTATTTGTTTGTGCTTCTTGTAATACATCAGgtatggtttagggtttagggactGATATATAGCTTGTGCATTGACTATCCAGGTTTTAAACGCTTTTACTTTTCtgtgtcctttttttttcttttggtccgATTGCATGGGGTTGCTTCCATAATTAAAGTGTACACTTATTCTTCATTGGCTCAAAGTGTGTTCAGAAAGCATAATAGTTGTGGACTTAAAGGTGATACCAGCATAGCGGGCTTCTACTCTATATAAACATTCTGTATTGTCTTTGCGTGCATAAACGCAATATCGGCATTGGTGAATAGTTGGTTTCCCCCCTCTTTGAAAAGGATAATTAATATCTTTATGCAGCTTAAATGAAGCAGGATTTCTGTTCTTTGAAATGAAGACAAACAAGGAGATTGATGCATTATGATTGTCCATCAAGTTAAAGTACTACTATCCATTTGTCTTTCACATGATGGGTGATGGTCATGGTGCTACTGGGTTGTGGGGTGTCTGATGCACTTTGTAAACCCGTATTTTGTGTGTGCTTGTACGAAGGTTTGGCAGTTGATAAATCTATTTTGCTCAATCACGTGAATTGTATTGTCTGCTCATGGGCTGATAAATCTACTATCCATTTGTAAACCCGTTTTTCTTAATTCGGATTTGCTTATTGTCTATTCTGCTTTCCAACGTCAGGCAAAGATATGGAGGGTGATAGCAGGCAGATATCTGTTAAAGACTTTAGTTATCTAGAGTCGCATCTTGTTTCCACGTAGGTTTAAATGAACTTATACATAATTCCAGATAAGGTGGGAATATAACACGTGCTTTTTTGGAGATCGGGGGTTTCTTAATTCAGTCTATGTCAATGTTTTTAAAAACATGCCCTGAGGTGTGCCTAGGAGGCTTTGGAGGCGAGGCAGAGGTGAAAATGCCTCTACCTAGTGTGAGTAGGCAAAAACTTGCCTAGACATGGTCGAGGCGCATCTAGGGGTGGTTTggaagtgaggtgcttaaaaaaaaagcactcatgaaaaaaagctgtgagggttttaggtgtttggtaaactgaaaaaaaaaaaggcttattttggaagctgctgtgagaataagctgaaatcaaaggaaaaagctgaagttgctatttgcagctttggaaaactggcttttttcaaagcacacggagctacaatgctcatttaatgaaaagacccactatcagactgcttttttttccaaaagcacttttacaataaagtttaccaaacactctgctgatttatttcacagccgcttattctcacagcagttttttttcaaagcacagcaataccaaaccagcccctAGGCGACCGAGGCATGCCTTAGGGCGTTCTGGGCATTTTTCTTAATTCAGTCTATGTATGTTTTCATGGCACATGTTTAATACTTGGGTAGCATTACACCAATGATTGCTGTTTCATAAATTGGTCATCTCTTAAACGAGGTATCAAATCcagttctttgtttttttcttgggTGAAAAAGGATAATATTACGGTGTTATTGATACTTCACTTCCCATTTGTCCACTacgtacaaatattttacaccATACTCATCCGTAATCTTCAGGATGAGCCAGCAGGGAGAATATTGGAGCTTTGCATCCTCCACTTGGCAATGTCAGAAATAACAGTGCTGGAAACAAGACACCCGGTTGTCATTAACGAGGTATGATTTTGGTTACTTTCATAACTTGTAAGTATATTTGTTTTGCCATAGTTGCTTGGTTTGATTGCCATAGTGGCTTGGCTTGATTGAATATGGCATTTTGTGAAGGCCGTAGATCTTGCTAAACGGTTCTGTGATGGATCAGCACCCCGTATTATCAATGGTTGTCTTGGAACATTTGTGAAACAAATTGAAGAAGCTGGTGGTCTAACTCCGGCTTTGGGGTATAAACAGAAAGTGGTCACTCGATGAATGAACTTGTCTTGTTTGCGCGTTTTGTTGTATTGTGATTGGAAATTTTGACAGTTGTTGGTAGGGTGAAGAAGAGTGTCAGTTTAGGATTAATGGCTTTAGTTTGTAGGTGTTGGAAAACATTGAAGGGGGGTTTTTGAATGAGAaatggaggccatagagagaggtgGGCAAACCAGTGTTATAGTTGCTGTACTGAAAATGTAAGAGTTATTAATAGTATGCGTATGATAAATGATGTAATATTATTTTAGGATGATGTCATAAGTGGGCTAGTTAAAATGTTTCGTCAAGTAATGTCATCTATTTTCTTCGTTGCTTCTTTGTTTTGTTGCAGAAGTGAACTGATGTTGTGCGGTTTCAAGTATGATGAAATACGCATTTAACTTAGTATTGTGGATTTACAATCTTGCAGATTGGTGACTTCTATCTCCTCGGTAACTACATTAATACAGGATAAAAAGTTGCGATTATTTGCTTGATTTGTTTATTTTACGAGTTGAGCTACAACGAGCATAATGCTGGGTCTGGGTTCGGGTGTGGGTGGCGTTTAGATGAGAGAGTTTAAAGTTGTATGGAACTTGGACTAAATTGATTAAGAATGCGTATTACAAATTGAGATTAAAGTTCCATGGGACTATGAAATAGGGTGAGGACTCGGATCAAAATTTATTCTATTCTAAGCAAACTACTTATAAACGGGCCGGTCAACGAACATTACGAgtcaaaaataaactaaaaaactcAAGCTTTACGAGTCAAACATAAACTCAAGCTCGGCTTGTGTTGTTTTACAAGCCGAGATGAGCTCCGATTGAAATGAACCCGGACAATATAGCTGCAGAGCTTTTGCTGTCCTAAGCATAAAAAACCACTCATGAAAAATGATGTGCGTGAGAAATCTTACTATACAGACAACTGACACGTGGTCCAATATCCTTCTCTCttatattattataataattttgaattcttcccttaataatagtaaataaataaataaatagtataCAAGCAACAGCATCACAGGCCAATCCAATATGGGGTGGGCTGGGATGAGTTGTCCATTGGGCTTTCGGGTGAAAGTAGATTGAAGTGGGAAGGAATTGAGAACCGCCTCGCCCCTCTTGTGTTGGCGTCGTCTAGGGTTTTAGCGGTAACAAACCCTATAAAAGGAGCACGAAAGCTCCCAACAATTCATTCTCTCTCAATTCGCAGACCTGACCAGAGGCTGGAGgcgtcttcttcctcctcctcaattcTTTCTACTGCTTCCTCGTTCGTCTGTATCTTCCACATGTATGTTCGTATGAAGCTGTCTGTTTGTCTGTCCAATTTCGTGTATTCTTTGTAATTATTCGGCCTAAAATTGCAATTGTTTGATTCAGTGTGAGTGGATCAAGGAATCTATCCTTAGGCTACAGTGAACCCGTTACATTCATGATTCATGTGTGTATTCAACCTTTAGCTCcgattttccttctttcttcataGGATATTTTGGTGACAAGGTTgatacatttatttatttattatttctctctggcttttatttttctttaatatcattttttgtttgtttgtatttcTGCAAATGAATTGTTTGTGTGTTGGAGCTGGATAAGataggattaggagggattctTGATTGATGGATGTAGAATGATGAAAAAAATCGGACGGATTCCCAATGATAACATGCATTCGTGTTTGTATGATATTAAACCAGCTACTTCTGACTACATCATTCATTCATTCCCCTCCATTTCctcgttttttttctttttttttttatagattttatttaGAATTATTAAGAAGAATTTCGTAGGGGGAGGCCGGTGATGCAGATTGATATTTGCTACTCTTGatgggaagtgatccttccCATCTGATGAATCTTATCCACCAAGATCTCTGaggcctttcttttctttctctctctctctgtcatcgatttcgtgttgaatcagttgaaacaaacaattcTAAATATGTCGGAGTTGATGCCTTTCTCGATTATTTCTACTTGTGAATATTATGCGTCAAGACGATGAGAATAATTTTGAGAAACAGTACTGCCATCTTCCAGTCCTTATGGCCACATTGACTAATAATTAAGGGTGCGTTTACTAATCTGTAATTAGATTGAAAGGAATTGAATTGAACTGATGATGAATTGAATTGCAGAAGAATTTGAATGAGGAGGAATCTAATATGatttttgttgaaattgtttGCTTAAATTGCCTGAAATCGGAGTAAAAATAACATTGATTTATATAAGCTgtttattaattcatataaattgaaataaaatctAATGTAATCACTAAAATACTCCggtttaattaatatattttatatgctaattatttttaataaaactttTACTCTTccatttttatagttttttagagagaataaattttttttagtaaaacttttagaacaaatttaatataaaagaatattttttatttgcttgTACATGGTAGAGAAGACTCTTCACCCTAAACtttattaaaaatatcaaaCTAAAGTAAACTTAATAACAATTacttcctcctctctctctccctctccccaaTCTTTCTTAGCAGCCGTCtctcctcccttctctctcaccCTCCACCGCCTCAACTCTCCCCTACATTCACAAGATTCTCTTTATCGACAACCACGTTTTGCTGCTGATAAGAAGAAAGGGAGGTGGTGGTGATTAGGAGGTCGTCGGTGGAAAAGTCCCTGCTTTATTCTGAAGAAGATGAGGCTAAGGCCAAGGAGATGGGAACAAATGAGAGCGCTTTTGTTCTTGCTTGGTTGGGGCTCGGTAGTGTCATCCTAGCCCAAGGTCTTCTTCTCGTCGTTTCGGGTAACCTTTCAGTTCATTGTGATTGAATTGATGTGAATCATCCAAAATCGTGAAGGGGGAGGTAGAAGATACCCGGGAAGGGGTGGGGGTAGTTTGGGTATAAAAGTTGGATTCATGGAAGAGCCTTCTCCCCAGAATCCAAATACCACCTCCATCTAGGGGATTCGATTCCGGGAGATTAAGGAATTCGATTCCGGATTTTAAGTGGTCCCCACTTACTTTTTCATTCCCTAATTGTTATTCAATGCTGGAATGTTTAGGAGGAATGCGATTTCATTTCTTTCCATTCCATTCCCGTTTGGTAAACACTCTATAAATGTGTAAGAAACTAAAAGTGTAGTGCCATATATGCATTTATTTTACGATCCACAcatgataaaaaattaacaaggtgtgtgagataaaaaaaatggatatgtgaataacactataactaaaaataatgtgtgaaaattacttttcaataaaaatacaaaactaaAAATAGAAGGCAAAACATTTTCAAGATACCCTAGACTTGAGGCACAACTTTGGGTTTGAATATGAGATTCAACTTAAATGTGTAGTTTATGCTAACAAGTAAAAATGTTCAACCAAGAAAAATTATGATTTGAATTTTGAGTCGTACCCCCAAATTTATGAATAGTTGCCGAAGAACATCTTCAAAGGAggtttaaaatttatagttggctttttaattaaaatgagattcaaatttgtttttaatatgaGATTTTcgtctaaggccatctccaatcgaaggaGGGTCAAATTACTCTATTTAGTCCTATAGTTctgcaaaaaattatattttaatgaacagtataaAACCATATTTTATATTATCTCCAATTGAGGGGGCTAAAGGGCCATTGCCCAAACATAgccatttgacaaaaaatcatcttcaACCAATGGGACCAAAGGGCCACAGGcgaaatataatttattattttaattaaattaagggaactttaacaaaaagctcctAGTATTgttaactttaatgaaaaaccatattttacactaaaaagtcaatcttgacactattcattttaccctttattttgtccttatcgttaaaactcaaagttttcaaactattttcattagttttcttttaaattaaactaccatattaaaataaggttttcggACATATTTTGAATGTCACTTGTTGTCAAATATGTCACATTC encodes the following:
- the LOC126616596 gene encoding glucosidase 2 subunit beta-like; this translates as MKVKVKVKPSFIAAALCVLCVLSLSLESISISIVGSASSSPTTNQFLGISPQDEKYYKSSEVIKCKDGSKKFSRAQLNDDFCDCPDGTDEPGTSACPAGKFYCRNVGHAPLLIFSSRVNDGICDCCDGSDEYDGQVKCPNTCWEAGKVARDKLKKKIATYQEGVAIRKQEVEQAKIAMAKDEAELSKLQSEEKVLKKLVDQLKEQKEQIEKAEEKERLQKEKEEQERKEAEDKANPGKTKTEEEAKQHSSEDVENSDGEDRRTEGTYEEKIGILEGSHSSQDTAENHDDLAAKDDHSDTPEHKGSLVESVEQHAGKQKEEPVAISETEFDSGSKVPPDQGKDESEKTESLSREELGRRVASRWTGEDTSKEGGEVDVDKDNNHEEFPKDTHDEYDGYASETDDESQRYDDEDVEEEADNVFGEEDHGDSSSSYKYDSDTDSDFSDVTTSSNPSWLEKIQKTVRDLLQAVNLFQTPVNQSEAASIRKEYDESSAKLSKISSRISSLTKKLKHDFGPDKEFYSFYDRCFESKQNKYVYKVCPYKQASQVEGHSTTRLGSWDKFEDSYKIMVFANGDKCWNGPDRSLKVRLKCGLKNEVADVDEPSRCEYVALLSTPALCSEEKLEELQHKLDVLNKEEPQGHDEL